GCCTTGCATGTTAGTTCAGGTCGTGGCGAGAATAGCTCGCAGCAAACCGAGTCTTTGGGCTACGGGATACGCTTTCTCGCGTCGTGCGGCGTGGGGATGGATGCGGCATTGTCGCGGCGAGAGAAGCGCTCGTGTCGCTTGTTTTCAGTTGTAATCAGCAAATAAAAGGGAGAATACAAAACAGAAAAGCTGTAGCTTCATTGCAGCACAAATCCTCTTGCGCCCGTCAGTGTTCGCGAGTGTTCGTGAGCTCGCTAGCGTTCATCGCCTGCGCTCCCTGACAGATCATCAATACCCTAAAGAcaaataaaaacatcagaaatCATTGACTAAGAAATATCACGCGCAAGTAAGATTTATCGCAGAATATACAGCCTACTCATACCTCAAACATATGCCCTAGCCTAGCATCCTGATCTTCTTCCTGCACAATAAGGGGAAGCTCATGAACAGTTAGCAAACACAGCAACAAAAATGGTGAATGCTTGTCCTTAACCAAAAAGAAAGGTGCGAAGTAAATTCCCCGCACGTCTTCAGAGCTGCTTATAACTAAATAAAGTGGTTTAAACATATGTGTTGGATCCAAAATGATATTTAAATGCTTAACTAAACTCCTTTAGTGTTTTCACAGCTACAGCTCAAGGATTTCTCCAGAGATGACCAGCTCCAAAAATTATTGGagagccaaacaggcccaaaATATACTTAGTTAAGCAATTATGATGTCATTTCAATTTAAACCACTTTGTTTCATCATACAAACTATAATCATGTTTTTTTATAAGAACTGTAATCATGAACTGAGAGTAGATAGATTAGTAGAATGAAGGAAGACAATGTAAAAGAAGCCAAGGAGGCGAGAAACTTTACACGGCCCTACGGATCGTTGCCGCCCGTTGCCGGAGAACCCGGCGAGGAATCGCCGCGTTGATCCTCCCCTGAGGAGACTCGGAGGAGGAAGGTAGACTCCTCAACTACGGATTGCAATTTCAGTTTTACAGTTTCAGTTGTACAGTATATACTAGGCCCATGGTGGGTCCGAATTCGGGTTGGTCTCCTCTAGTTTTGTCCGCGGGGGGCACGCATGTGTTGACAATGTATGGGCCGATCCAAAAGTCTACTCGGCCTCAGGCCCGCGAAGCCCAGCAAGCAAGCGGGCCTATCACTCGCACAGGCCGCACTCACTCGGTCAGTGTGGGACTGTGGGCCGTATGGCGTAACGGGCACAACAAACACCTCTgacccctcaaaaaaaaaaaaacaagactaACCGGAGGGCAGCAGCAGGTCGTTTACTTTTTTATTACATGAGGTTTGGACTGAACTTTAGTTACTTTTTTTAATTCGCAATCTATAATGTGAATTCTATATTTCCGATCATTCCTCTAAAAAAATAAGACTTTTGGGGAATTCTGAGACCTGCCGTCAGCTCTTACTATTTTGGCCAAATTTCACTGAAGGAGTTTGAGATTTAATTTGCAAAAAAGTGCCTTGATGAGAtgtgtgaaaaaaaaatcatgattcATCCTTAAAATTATATCGGGCATAAAATGGATCGTAGAAATTTCATCTTCACAGAATAACGTGTTTTAGTAGAATAACGTGTTTCAGTCTATGCATTCTTTGAATAGAAAAAGGTCTAAAATTGGTTGACGCATACAGAAAATTCTACTCAAAGAGCACATAAAAAATTATCTATTGGACTCAAATAAACCTTTCTGTAGGACTAAGACAGAGGCATGGGGGTGAATTAGACTTCTAAAATCCTAAGGCTCAACCACATATAAAAAgattgtaattttttttcaaaattatcCTTACATTTTCTTGGGATAGTTTTTACTACAATCTTAATGATTCTTTTTCCAAAAGTGGTTTGTGATATTTTTTCCGTTTGAAAAACTAGCTTCCAAAAGTGCTAAATGGATGCATTTTAGAAAGTGGCATTTAAAAGCACCCATGAGCCCTTAGAACagttaaggggtgtttggatctttagtcccggctaaaattcatgtcacatcgaatattcggaggataattagaaggattaaacatgagctaattataaaactaactacagagacggaggctaattcacgagacaaatctattaagcctaattaatccatcattagcacatgtttactgtagcatcatattgtcaaatcatggactaattaggcttaatagatccgtctcccaaattaatctccatctgtgcaattggttttgtaattaacctatgtttaatacttctaattagtatctaaatattcgatgtgataggaattttaggctAGCACCCCTAAAATGAGAATGGCAACGAACCCATTTCCCACGAGTTAGCCAACATTTTCTTTAAAGTTGCTAGCCAACATTTTTTGTTGGCGCTTGCTGCTACTTGCTACTGCCCTTTCTCCGCTCGATGGCCCAGGAATCTGGGTTCCACAGTCCCCACTCTACAACACCCCACACCTCCGACTTCTCAGCTCCCTCTTTCCCCCACTTCACCCTCGCCTCGCTCCACGCTTCGCCGCTGCAAAGCTTCCTCCCCTTCCAATGGCGGCCTCGCTCTTCCGCTTCACCatccctctcctgctcctctCCGTCCTCGCCGCCTCGGCGCGCAACGAAGAGGACGCCCGCGCGCTCGCGGCGCTCAGGCGGGCACTCgacccggccggccgggtcCTCGGCTCCTGGAACCCCTCCGGCGACCCCTGCGGCGGCTCCTTCGTCGGCGTCACCTGCGATACCGCCGGCCGCGTCACGTCCGTCTCGCTGCAGGGCCGCGGGCTCTCCGGCAGCCTCCCGCCTGCGGTCGCCGGGCTCCGGCGGCTCCAGGGGCTGTACCTGCACTACAACGGCATCAAGGGGCCCATACCGCGGGAGATTGGGAAGCTGTCCGAGCTCACGGACCTGTACCTCGACGTGAACCATCTCACCGGGCCCGTGCCCGTGGAGATTGCCTCCATGGCCAATCTCCAAGGTGGGGTTTTCTGTTCCCATTCTTCTTTCCTTGGTTTCCTCTTTCCTGGGTGACAAGTTCAAGAAAGGAcagcttcaattttttttggggATTCAGTTCTACATCTTGAGCTTGGTTTAGTTATTTGTTGGGTGAATGGGGGTTTCGCGTGATATTTGGAGCTCGTTCGTATTTTGGATTTGAACATTGGGGAGGAAAATGTTCTCTTCCATTTGAGCTTCAGAAAGGGGATGCATGACCTTTTGCATAGTTTCAGAAACCCTTTTGGGGGCTTTTGTGCTTGATTTCTTGCTTTTCTTTGAGGATTTTCGAACCAAACTTCACCTTTAAACACAAGTTGGGGTGAAGCTCCAATTTCAACGGTTCAAGAACCAATGCACTAACCAGGACCGTTGTTTCCTCGTTTTGGTTCAATGGCGAAAAGGATCCTCTTTCGTCGGATTGTAGCGGGATTTTGGCATAGGATGGGGACATCTTTGCTAGTGTCTTTGGGTTGGTTTGGAGCATTTACTCGTCTGCTACTGTGGAATTTGAGCTTTTTGTGAGCGGAAAGCGCGAAGAACAGTAGGTCCATCAATGCAAAAATCCCAGGTTACTGCACTGGGTTGGTACTAGGTAGACGTCGGCCACAATTAGTGCTGCAACGGTTAATTTTTGAAATGGGCTATTGTTTACTGCTAGACCAACTACTCTCTGCATTTGCGTTTCTATTCCGGGTATTCCGTTGGAACAGAGTGCTATATAGTCATGTTTGTTTATCTTATTTGATTTGTCTCTGTCTTGCACGTGCATATGTTGAGAGGAGCTTCTTGGAGTTGCAACATTAGCACTTGTGTTTTTCTACTCAATGCGAGTCTTTCTGCTTGTGAAGGATTTATTTGGGGCAACTTCAGATTGGATCTTTCGCTGTGATACAAAACATTGGCCAGCGAGACAGAAGGAATTTCTTGATTTGACTTGATTTTCAGCTATCTGTATGCAATCTTTGGGCTCTTTCTGAAATCTGAACTACTCACATACATGTGGATACAAGTTAAATGATTAGTGCTTCCCCACCTATGTCGATATCTCGTCCTTCTGTTCATGTTTTGGTGGTTTGCAGAATTTGTTGTGTCTGTATTCAAGTGGCCAACAGTCAAACATTAGTTGCTGCCACAGGGTTTATTTATGCACATGCATTTCTTACTCCCAAGAGCCTATACCCTATAGTACAAGTTCACATCATAGCTGCATACCGCCCCAGGTTATAGTCTATCATGAGAGTTTATACAAGCAGATGATTTTTGGCATTTGGGCATCAAAATGCTGATTTGCAATATGAAGAAATAGATTAACTTACATTATTGTCTTATCCTTTTGCAGTGTTGCAGCTGGGTTACAATCAGTTGACAGGCAGCATACCTCCCCAGTTGGGCAACCTGAATAAGCTAACTGTGCTCGCAATGCAGTCCAATCAGCTTACAGGAGCCATTCCGGCAACCCTTGGTGAGCTAACGCAGCTGAGACGGCTTGATTTGAGCTTCAACAGCCTGTTTGGCTCAATCCCATCGAAGATTGCTGAGGTTCCATTGCTTGAGGTCTTTGATATTCGCAATAACACCCTTTCTGGGAGTGTCCCTGTTGGTAATAAGCTCCTCTTGCTAAGACTTTAATCTTTCCAAGCCGGTAATTATGAGTCTTCATCATATTAACTGCTGCAATTTTGTATTGGATGCTAGGATTGAGAAGAATGAATGGTGGTTTCCAGTATATGAATAACAAAGGGCTCTGTGGAGTTGGCTTCGGTTTGCTAGAGCTTTGCCCTTCTTCAGAGGATGGCCTGAAACCCAGCAAGCCTGAGCCTTTTGGACCAGATGGTACTGTCAAGACACGGGAAGTGCCTCAATCTGTGAATCCAGAAAACTGCTCAGGCTCCCGCTGCTCAAAGTCTGCAAATGAATCCGAAGGAGTTCTtattgttgctgttgttgcaGTGGTGATTGGTGCTGCATTTTGCGGGTTATTTGCGTTCTCTTGGTATCGTCGGCAGAAACAAAAGATTGGAAGCTCACTGGAGGTTTCTGATAGCAGGCTTAGCACTGACCATTTCCAGCAGAAGGAAGCCTGCAGAAGGAGTGCCTCTCCTTTGATTAGCGTTGAGTACTCAAACAGTTGGGACCCATTGTCAGGTGGGGgtgtcggatcatccggtgaaGTTGGTGATAGCTTTAGATTCAACCTAGAGGAGGTGGAATGTGCGACACAGTACTTCTCTGATGTGAACTTGCTAGGCAAGAGTGGCTTTGCTGCGACATACAAAGGGATCCTTCGGGATGGATCAGTTGTTGCTGTTAAAAGCCTCAACAAGACAAGTTGCAAGCAAGAGGAGTCAGATTTCTTGCGTGGTCTGAAGATGCTCACTCTTCTTCGACATGATAATCTTGTTAGCCTGAGAGGGTTCTGCTGCTCCAGGGGCAGAGGGGAATGCTTCCTTGTCTACGACTTCATGGTTAATGGGTGCTTGTCACAGTATCTGGATGTTAAGGATGGCTCCAGTGCTAGTGTTCTTGATTGGCCTACAAGAGTTTCCATCGTCAGAGGCATTGCGAAAGGTATTTACCATGCTATCATCTTTTCCTACCCTCTATGCCAGCTAAGATTGATATTTCATTGTTTCAGATTTCTAACTCCTTTATCCGGTTGCACGCTTGCAGGAATTGAGTACCTTCACAGCAAGAAGAGTAGCAAGCCACCAGTAGTCCACCAGAACATATCGGCCGAGAAGATCCTTCTCGATCACCACTTTGCCCCACGGTTGTCGGTCCCAGGACTGCACAAGCTCCTCGCAGATGATGTAGTCTTCTCAACCCTAAAGGCCAGCGCTGCAATGGGGTACCTCGCTCCTGAGTACGCCACCACAGGCCGATTCACTGACAAGAGCGATGTTTTTGCATTCGGGATCGTGGTTCTCCAAGTGATCACAGGGAAGAGGGATGTCTCTCAGCTGAAGGTTGGCGCTGCAGCGGTCAGCGATCTTGATGGCCTGGTTGATGGAAACCTCAACGGTGTCTTCTCGAGGACTGAGGCCGTGAGGCTCGCCGCAGTTGCTGCGTACTGCACTAGCGAGGTGCCGAACCAGCGGCCGACCATGGAGGCTGTGGTTCAGCAGCTCAGCCACTGAGTGATGAGTTGCTCCTGAGGTTCTGAACCCAGCTAGTCTGAGTCTGAGATCAGAGATGTATTTTGGGAGCATCAAGAGATGTTCAGCCATGTAAGGCCTTTTGGGATGGTAGTAGCAAACTGATGTGATGACAGGGTAATATCCAGTTGCCACTGACATGGTATTTGATTAGTGTAGTCTATCGTCTACTGATCTCAGCATTTCATGGCCTGAGTAGCTTGTAGCCTTGTGCTAGATTGCTAATGTGTATTAGGATCTGAATGCCGTGAATGTAGTAGATTCAGAGCATTTCTAATGTGACTTTGGTCAGCTTTGCATTGGCTCTCCTTGCATTGACCGATGCCTGTGGTTTCCATTTAGTTTCTGTTACAAGTTCCCGAGAAGCATCCCTAACTGAACGCAATTTGAATGAAAACGAGTGGGTGTCTTGACCTAGGCAtgtaatttcttgatcacaaacacACACCTGCAATTGTTTAGTACT
Above is a genomic segment from Setaria viridis chromosome 4, Setaria_viridis_v4.0, whole genome shotgun sequence containing:
- the LOC117852990 gene encoding proline-rich receptor-like protein kinase PERK9, producing MAASLFRFTIPLLLLSVLAASARNEEDARALAALRRALDPAGRVLGSWNPSGDPCGGSFVGVTCDTAGRVTSVSLQGRGLSGSLPPAVAGLRRLQGLYLHYNGIKGPIPREIGKLSELTDLYLDVNHLTGPVPVEIASMANLQVLQLGYNQLTGSIPPQLGNLNKLTVLAMQSNQLTGAIPATLGELTQLRRLDLSFNSLFGSIPSKIAEVPLLEVFDIRNNTLSGSVPVGLRRMNGGFQYMNNKGLCGVGFGLLELCPSSEDGLKPSKPEPFGPDGTVKTREVPQSVNPENCSGSRCSKSANESEGVLIVAVVAVVIGAAFCGLFAFSWYRRQKQKIGSSLEVSDSRLSTDHFQQKEACRRSASPLISVEYSNSWDPLSGGGVGSSGEVGDSFRFNLEEVECATQYFSDVNLLGKSGFAATYKGILRDGSVVAVKSLNKTSCKQEESDFLRGLKMLTLLRHDNLVSLRGFCCSRGRGECFLVYDFMVNGCLSQYLDVKDGSSASVLDWPTRVSIVRGIAKGIEYLHSKKSSKPPVVHQNISAEKILLDHHFAPRLSVPGLHKLLADDVVFSTLKASAAMGYLAPEYATTGRFTDKSDVFAFGIVVLQVITGKRDVSQLKVGAAAVSDLDGLVDGNLNGVFSRTEAVRLAAVAAYCTSEVPNQRPTMEAVVQQLSH